Proteins from a genomic interval of Euwallacea similis isolate ESF13 chromosome 33, ESF131.1, whole genome shotgun sequence:
- the LOC136418163 gene encoding uncharacterized protein → MNGLIIVLATLSVAYAVPNGWGHGHGLAFVAPVAHYGSVLAGPVSHDVSVVGPSTHGVAVVGPVEHGASIVGPSEGHASVVGPVAHHAAVIGPSTHEATIVGPHVGHAAVIGPVAHHGAVVAPAVEWGHGHLAHGVTVAGPHTVPATISGPSGTVHAEGLWGPTHVHSYGHHW, encoded by the exons ATGAACGGTTTG ATCATCGTCCTTGCCACTCTCTCGGTTGCCTACGCCGTCCCTAACGGGTGGGGACATGGACACGGCCTGGCCTTTGTGGCCCCCGTTGCTCACTATGGGTCTGTCCTGGCTGGACCTGTTTCCCATGACGTTAGCGTCGTTG GACCATCCACTCATGGAGTCGCCGTAGTAGGACCCGTAGAACATGGAGCTTCTATTGTAGGACCAAGTGAAGGACATGCTTCCGTTGTTGGACCCGTTGCCCACCATGCCGCCGTTATTG GACCTTCCACCCATGAAGCTACTATTGTAGGACCACATGTCGGGCATGCTGCTGTTATCGGACCAGTGGCGCACCATGGTGCAGTTGtcg CTCCAGCTGTAGAATGGGGACATGGTCATCTTGCTCATGGGGTAACCGTTGCCGGACCCCACACCGTCCCAGCTACAATCAGTGGACCTTCCGGAACCGTCCATGCTGAGGGTCTCTGGGGACCCACCCATGTCCATAGTTATGGCCATCATTGGTAA